The Streptococcaceae bacterium ESL0729 genome has a segment encoding these proteins:
- the gatC gene encoding Asp-tRNA(Asn)/Glu-tRNA(Gln) amidotransferase subunit GatC yields MSKITEEEVRHVAHLSKLQFDDADVEKFTDQLGKIIEMVELLSEVDTEGVEFTSNVSDNLNFMREDVALPGWNRDELMKNVPESEDGYIKVPAILDGGGDA; encoded by the coding sequence ATGAGTAAAATAACTGAAGAAGAAGTGCGTCATGTTGCCCACCTGTCTAAGTTGCAATTTGATGATGCTGATGTGGAAAAATTTACTGACCAATTAGGAAAAATTATTGAAATGGTTGAATTACTCAGCGAAGTTGATACAGAAGGGGTTGAATTTACAAGTAATGTTTCTGATAACCTTAACTTTATGAGAGAAGACGTTGCCCTTCCAGGTTGGAATCGTGATGAACTTATGAAAAATGTTCCAGAATCTGAGGATGGCTACATTAAGGTACCAGCAATTCTTGACGGTGGAGGAGATGCATAA
- the aspS gene encoding aspartate--tRNA ligase, giving the protein MGKTYVGNYGLDQVGQEVKVQGWIANIRNHGKLSFIELRDRAGILQVFIDNSLDNFEEIIRLKKESIIEIFGQVVKRKERFVNPNIASGQVELRAQKIKLLSSSKDLPFELDDYTRTGDDLRQRYRYLDLRRRKMTENILLRHQVTKSIRNFLNSESFIDIETPYLGKSTPEGARDFLVPSRLQKEQFYALPQSPQMLKQLLMGAGFDRYYQLVRCFRDEDLRGDRQPEFTQVDLEVSFASQEEIQNLVERMLKAVVKEVKGVELAKAFPQISYEEAMRRFGSDKPDTRFEMELKDLTDFERDNPSLFIQKALKSDDGMLGALVLKEGAKRYSKREIEQLKKYLLEFGIDGFASSQIADKSFGGSLKSMFKGHSAELLSYLEADDGDLVFLASGVKDRVRKALGALRLRLAKENDLIDEEALNFLWVVDWPLLEWNPDEKRYQAMHHPFTKSCASSPEELKHEPENQKSYAYDIVLNGYEIGGGSLRIHEREMQEVMFELLGMEKAEYERDFAFFLEALDFAFPPHGGLALGLDRLIMLLAKEDNIREVMAFPKNGMGRDLMVESPALVAEDQLRELSL; this is encoded by the coding sequence ATGGGTAAGACTTATGTTGGAAACTATGGGCTAGACCAGGTTGGTCAAGAGGTTAAGGTTCAAGGATGGATTGCTAATATTCGTAATCACGGTAAATTGTCCTTTATTGAATTACGCGATAGGGCAGGTATTTTACAGGTCTTTATTGATAATTCCCTTGATAATTTTGAAGAAATTATCCGTCTAAAAAAAGAAAGTATCATTGAAATTTTTGGACAGGTGGTCAAACGTAAGGAGAGATTTGTTAATCCGAATATTGCTAGTGGCCAGGTTGAACTTAGGGCCCAAAAAATTAAGCTCCTCTCATCAAGTAAGGATCTACCCTTTGAGCTTGATGATTACACCCGCACAGGAGATGATCTAAGGCAGCGTTACCGCTATCTTGATCTAAGAAGAAGGAAGATGACTGAGAATATTTTACTGCGTCATCAGGTAACAAAAAGCATTCGTAATTTTTTAAATTCAGAATCCTTTATTGATATTGAGACTCCTTACTTGGGTAAATCAACCCCTGAGGGAGCCAGAGATTTTCTAGTTCCATCAAGGCTTCAAAAGGAACAATTCTATGCCCTCCCCCAAAGTCCCCAGATGCTCAAACAACTCCTAATGGGAGCAGGTTTTGACCGTTATTATCAGCTTGTCCGCTGCTTTAGAGATGAGGATTTAAGAGGAGACCGTCAGCCTGAATTTACCCAGGTTGACTTGGAAGTAAGTTTTGCTAGCCAAGAGGAGATTCAAAACCTAGTTGAAAGAATGCTTAAGGCCGTTGTTAAAGAGGTTAAGGGGGTTGAGCTGGCAAAAGCCTTCCCGCAAATTTCCTATGAAGAAGCCATGAGACGCTTTGGCTCAGACAAGCCAGATACAAGATTTGAGATGGAACTTAAGGATTTGACGGATTTTGAAAGAGATAATCCTTCCCTTTTCATCCAAAAGGCTTTAAAGTCTGATGATGGCATGTTGGGTGCCCTCGTTTTAAAAGAAGGAGCCAAGCGATATTCTAAGCGAGAAATTGAACAGCTTAAAAAATATCTTTTGGAGTTTGGTATTGATGGATTTGCTAGCAGTCAAATTGCAGATAAGTCCTTTGGTGGAAGTTTGAAGTCAATGTTTAAGGGTCATTCAGCTGAGTTGCTGAGCTACTTAGAGGCAGATGATGGGGACTTGGTTTTCCTCGCAAGTGGAGTAAAAGATAGGGTTCGTAAGGCTCTAGGAGCTTTAAGATTAAGGCTTGCCAAGGAAAATGACCTGATAGATGAGGAAGCCCTTAATTTCTTGTGGGTGGTGGACTGGCCCTTACTTGAATGGAATCCTGATGAAAAAAGGTATCAAGCCATGCACCATCCTTTTACCAAATCATGTGCCTCTAGCCCTGAGGAACTTAAACATGAGCCAGAAAATCAAAAAAGTTATGCCTATGATATCGTCTTAAATGGTTATGAAATCGGAGGTGGAAGCCTTAGAATTCATGAAAGAGAGATGCAGGAGGTCATGTTTGAACTCTTAGGAATGGAAAAAGCAGAATATGAAAGGGACTTTGCCTTCTTCTTAGAAGCTCTTGACTTTGCCTTTCCACCCCACGGAGGCCTTGCCCTGGGTCTTGATCGCTTGATCATGCTTCTTGCTAAGGAGGACAATATTCGTGAGGTGATGGCCTTTCCTAAGAACGGTATGGGTCGGGACTTGATGGTTGAGTCACCAGCCCTTGTCGCAGAAGACCAATTGAGGGAGCTTAGTCTCTAA
- a CDS encoding pyridoxal phosphate-dependent aminotransferase has translation MGNFKKSDKLEHVSYDIRGPVLEEADRMRANGEKILRLNTGNPAEFGFTAPDEVIRDLIMHTRDSEGYSDSKGLFSARKAIMQYCQLKGFPNVDVNDIYTGNGVSELIVMCMQGLLNNGDEVLVPMPDYPLWTAAVSLAGGNAVHYVCDEQAEWNPDIADIRSKITSNTKAIVLINPNNPTGALYPKEILEEIVEVARQNNLIIFSDEIYDRLVMDGLEHIPIATLAPDLFVVTLNGLSKSHRVAGFRVGWMVLSGNKNHVKGYIEGLNMLASMRLCSNVLAQQIVQTSLGGVQSIDKLLLPGGRIYEQREFIYDAMTSIPGISAVKPKAAFYIFPKIDTNMYNIKDDEKFVLDFLKEKKIMLVHGRGFNWDKPDHFRIVYLPRVDELDKVQEKMTDFLSTYRQY, from the coding sequence ATAGGTAATTTTAAGAAATCAGATAAATTAGAGCATGTAAGCTATGATATCAGGGGGCCTGTACTTGAAGAGGCCGACCGCATGAGGGCAAATGGTGAGAAGATTTTACGCCTAAATACAGGAAATCCTGCAGAATTTGGTTTTACGGCACCAGATGAGGTGATTAGGGATCTAATCATGCATACTAGGGATTCAGAAGGCTACAGCGATTCTAAAGGACTCTTTTCAGCTAGAAAGGCCATCATGCAGTACTGTCAGCTAAAGGGGTTTCCAAATGTTGACGTCAATGATATCTATACGGGTAATGGAGTGAGCGAGCTGATTGTTATGTGTATGCAGGGGCTCTTAAACAATGGAGATGAGGTCTTGGTGCCTATGCCGGACTATCCCTTGTGGACAGCTGCGGTCTCTTTAGCTGGAGGGAATGCTGTTCATTATGTTTGTGATGAGCAGGCTGAGTGGAATCCTGATATCGCAGACATTAGATCTAAGATAACATCAAACACCAAGGCCATTGTCCTTATTAATCCTAATAATCCAACAGGTGCCTTATATCCCAAGGAAATTTTGGAGGAAATTGTTGAGGTTGCCAGACAAAATAATCTGATTATCTTTTCTGATGAGATTTATGACCGCTTGGTCATGGATGGCCTTGAGCATATTCCAATTGCAACCCTTGCTCCTGACCTCTTTGTTGTTACCTTAAATGGTCTATCTAAATCACATAGGGTGGCTGGTTTCCGTGTTGGTTGGATGGTTCTTTCAGGGAATAAGAACCATGTCAAGGGATATATTGAAGGGCTAAACATGCTGGCTAGTATGAGGCTTTGTTCTAATGTTCTGGCCCAGCAGATTGTTCAAACCTCCCTTGGTGGAGTTCAGTCGATTGATAAGCTCCTCCTTCCTGGTGGTAGGATTTATGAGCAGAGGGAGTTTATCTATGACGCCATGACAAGTATTCCTGGAATTTCAGCGGTTAAGCCAAAGGCTGCCTTCTATATTTTCCCTAAGATTGATACGAACATGTATAATATCAAGGACGATGAAAAATTTGTGCTCGACTTTCTGAAAGAAAAGAAAATAATGCTTGTTCATGGTCGGGGATTCAATTGGGATAAGCCAGATCACTTTAGGATTGTCTACCTGCCACGAGTTGACGAACTCGACAAGGTGCAAGAGAAGATGACTGATTTTCTATCTACCTACAGGCAATATTAA
- the codY gene encoding GTP-sensing pleiotropic transcriptional regulator CodY produces MLSLLEKTRKLTAILQDGEITGLNANENDVLPYKEMTARIAEIINCNACVLDMDGNILGYALPYKTNNDRVESFFEMRKFPKEYVIQTSRVYEVEANLDVNARLSIFPDEARDQFPNGVTTIAPIYGGGDRLGTFIVWENNGGFNEDDLVLIEMATTVIGVQLSYIKMETMEDDIRKQTAVAMAVNTLSYSEIKAVNAILEELGGPEGRLTASVVADKIGITRSVIVNALRKLESAGIIESRSLGMKGTYLKVVNEGIYDKLKDRNF; encoded by the coding sequence ATGCTTTCTTTACTAGAGAAAACAAGAAAATTAACAGCCATCCTTCAAGATGGTGAAATAACTGGTTTAAACGCTAACGAAAATGACGTTTTACCATATAAAGAAATGACTGCCCGGATTGCAGAAATCATTAACTGTAATGCTTGTGTCCTTGATATGGATGGAAATATTTTAGGTTATGCCCTACCATATAAGACCAACAATGATCGGGTTGAATCCTTCTTTGAAATGAGGAAATTTCCTAAGGAGTATGTTATTCAAACTAGCCGTGTCTATGAGGTTGAGGCTAATTTGGATGTCAATGCCAGATTATCAATTTTCCCGGATGAGGCTAGGGATCAATTTCCAAATGGGGTAACAACCATAGCTCCCATTTACGGGGGAGGAGATCGCCTTGGAACCTTTATTGTTTGGGAAAATAATGGTGGTTTTAACGAAGATGACCTTGTCTTAATTGAGATGGCAACAACAGTCATTGGTGTCCAACTTTCTTATATCAAGATGGAAACAATGGAAGATGATATTAGAAAGCAAACGGCAGTTGCCATGGCCGTTAATACCTTATCTTATTCAGAGATTAAGGCTGTTAATGCCATTCTTGAAGAGCTTGGAGGCCCTGAAGGGCGTCTGACAGCAAGTGTTGTGGCTGACAAGATTGGTATTACCAGAAGTGTAATTGTAAATGCCCTTAGAAAACTTGAAAGTGCAGGTATTATTGAAAGCCGTTCACTCGGGATGAAGGGTACCTACCTTAAGGTAGTAAATGAAGGTATTTATGATAAATTAAAGGATCGTAATTTTTAA